The Bradyrhizobium sp. B097 genome contains the following window.
CCGAGCGGCAGGCCGTAGATCACCATCATGCGCACGCCCATCACCCGGCCGCGCAGATGCGCGCTGGCATTGCGCATCAGCATCACGGCGGCGGAGATCATCGACATGCTCTGCGCGATCCCGGCCAGCACCAGGCAGGCCATCGCCACCGGCATGGTCCTGAGCTCGACGAACACCAAAAGCATCGCATACCAGGCGAGCGTCGCGCCGATCAAAAGCCGCGCGATGCGCACGCCGCCGGCCATGCTGAGCGTGATCGAGCCGATCAGCGAGCCGAATGCAAAACTCGCGGAGAGATAGCCGAGCCCGGTCTGGTCGGTATGGAAGATGTCGCGCGCGACATAGGGCAATAGGCCGTTGGTGAGCGGAAACGCGGTGAGATTCGCGAGGAACGCGACACAGAGCGCTGCGCGCATGCCGGGACCGCTCCACGCGTAGACGATGCCCTCCTTGAGGTCGCGCAGCAGCGCCGAACCGGGCAAGTCGCTTGCCGATTGATCGGCCGCGCCGTGCACTTGTGCCGGACGGCCCATGCAGAGCATCAGGATCGCGGCAACGAAATAGAAGCTCGCGATCCCGACATAGACATAGCCGATGCCAAGCGCCGCGAACAATCCGGCCCCGGTCAGCGCGCCGGCGATGCGCGCCGAGTCCTGCGTCGTGCGCGCCAG
Protein-coding sequences here:
- a CDS encoding MFS transporter, with protein sequence MSGTTRTSALAPFRIRSYRFQWPSDLLTSWAFEVETLVLGWYIMVETGSVLLLTVLASLQYVGTLVAPVVGMIGDRMGHRDLLAVMRFAYTALAGTIMMLALSGHLAPLKVMIIVALMGVIRPSDLGVRGALLADIMPPAQLVGAISLARTTQDSARIAGALTGAGLFAALGIGYVYVGIASFYFVAAILMLCMGRPAQVHGAADQSASDLPGSALLRDLKEGIVYAWSGPGMRAALCVAFLANLTAFPLTNGLLPYVARDIFHTDQTGLGYLSASFAFGSLIGSITLSMAGGVRIARLLIGATLAWYAMLLVFVELRTMPVAMACLVLAGIAQSMSMISAAVMLMRNASAHLRGRVMGVRMMVIYGLPLGLLAAGSLIDLIGYTATGTLLAAAGFIAMLAIALHWRADLWPVHAPANAR